A single window of Rubripirellula lacrimiformis DNA harbors:
- a CDS encoding DUF1559 domain-containing protein translates to MKNNSRLHSAFTLVELLVVIAIIGVLVGLLLPAVQAAREAARRMSCSNNAKQMGLAFHNYHSAFNKFPMQLGGTYQYGKLNVPGLNAGGTTRISAAGNNRFRLSFLIGLLPYFEQQAMWEQISNPLADGIPTDPWPAMGPAPWTTTYSPWMTDLPMLRCPSDPGVGGGTLGRTNYGVCLGDATHRVDTGIINFTNNQWSNGIEADAMGSNRGMFINRRYTGFRDVLDGLSNTIMAAEMTTDLGDRDTRTAPRNSADWTAMHGGTLPCTSSIDPERPQFWLSAATNVLAGNQTRGARWADGAPIYTSFVTILAPNSPVCLGGADSSSGEISASSRHQGGVHVIMGDGAVKFVTDSIEAGDKNSPKVRYGTGYPQPGSASPFGLWGALGTRAAKETVGEF, encoded by the coding sequence ATGAAAAACAACAGCCGCCTGCATTCTGCATTCACGCTTGTAGAACTTTTGGTGGTGATCGCAATCATTGGCGTGTTAGTAGGCTTGCTACTGCCAGCGGTTCAAGCCGCCCGCGAAGCAGCCCGAAGAATGAGTTGCAGCAACAATGCGAAACAAATGGGTCTTGCATTTCACAACTATCATTCCGCGTTCAATAAGTTCCCCATGCAATTGGGTGGAACTTATCAATACGGGAAACTGAATGTTCCCGGGCTCAACGCAGGCGGCACGACCCGCATCAGCGCAGCAGGCAACAACCGATTCCGCTTGTCATTCCTAATCGGTTTGCTGCCCTATTTCGAACAACAGGCGATGTGGGAACAGATTTCCAACCCCTTGGCCGACGGGATCCCCACGGATCCTTGGCCAGCCATGGGACCGGCACCGTGGACGACGACCTATTCGCCATGGATGACGGACCTGCCCATGCTCCGCTGCCCAAGTGACCCCGGGGTCGGCGGTGGAACGTTGGGACGGACCAACTATGGTGTTTGCCTTGGCGATGCGACCCACCGCGTGGACACGGGGATCATCAACTTCACCAACAATCAGTGGTCCAACGGCATCGAAGCCGATGCCATGGGATCCAACCGCGGCATGTTCATCAATCGCCGATATACGGGTTTTCGTGATGTTTTGGATGGTTTGTCCAACACCATCATGGCTGCGGAAATGACCACCGACCTGGGCGATCGAGACACCCGCACCGCACCGCGGAACTCTGCCGACTGGACCGCGATGCATGGCGGGACACTGCCTTGCACCAGTTCGATCGACCCGGAACGACCACAGTTCTGGTTGTCAGCAGCGACAAACGTTTTGGCGGGCAACCAAACCCGTGGCGCACGTTGGGCTGACGGTGCCCCCATCTACACGAGCTTCGTAACGATCCTGGCACCCAATTCACCGGTCTGCTTGGGCGGTGCCGATTCTAGTTCAGGTGAGATCAGTGCTTCCAGCCGCCACCAGGGTGGCGTTCACGTCATCATGGGCGACGGTGCTGTGAAATTTGTGACTGACAGTATTGAAGCTGGCGACAAAAATTCGCCCAAGGTTCGATATGGTACTGGATACCCCCAACCAGGATCCGCTAGCCCATTCGGCTTGTGGGGTGCACTGGGAACTCGCGCTGCAAAAGAAACAGTAGGCGAGTTCTAG
- a CDS encoding DUF1559 domain-containing protein: MKLRPTKGFTLVELLVVIAIIGVLVGLLLPAVQAAREAARRMSCSNNFKQIGLGIHNYHSAYNQLPLHGSGTYVVGGRDLWDQPSPTSPTATGTSNHRLSMMVGVVPFLEQQALWEQISNPLAINSDGSTKSPPWQSMGPRPDERNYLPYVTELATLRCPSDPGSGLPSLGRTNYVACTGDSSYRSRDPYLNVNEKSDDASVTFPYTPNAGTANHSNAAHRGMFVLTRNVKFRDTLDGLSNTVMCGEIATDLGDKDARTSMPTSGGVGVTGERQNCHLNPSFMEATLDPLRPQFWIATVGTNSNWGRGYHWYDVMPIYGQVHTILGPNSPLCTDAGGGAGHGDLVATVSSRHQGGAHVLMGDGAVKFITDSIEAGDKTNPMVYLTGSAATKNQVGAQSPYGLWGALGSRASREVIDGEF, from the coding sequence ATGAAGTTGCGTCCCACCAAGGGATTCACGCTAGTCGAACTGCTAGTTGTGATTGCCATCATCGGTGTTCTTGTCGGCCTACTGCTGCCGGCCGTCCAAGCTGCACGCGAAGCCGCACGCCGGATGAGCTGCAGTAACAACTTCAAGCAAATTGGCTTGGGGATTCACAACTACCACTCTGCTTACAACCAACTGCCACTGCACGGTTCGGGCACCTACGTGGTTGGCGGACGCGACCTTTGGGATCAACCATCCCCCACATCGCCAACCGCCACCGGCACCTCGAACCACCGACTTTCGATGATGGTCGGCGTTGTTCCTTTCCTGGAACAACAAGCACTGTGGGAACAGATCAGCAACCCGCTTGCGATCAATTCCGATGGATCCACGAAGTCGCCACCTTGGCAATCGATGGGCCCACGTCCTGACGAACGCAACTACCTGCCGTACGTCACCGAACTGGCCACTTTGCGTTGCCCTAGCGACCCTGGCAGCGGATTGCCATCGCTTGGTCGTACGAACTACGTCGCCTGCACCGGCGATTCGTCGTACCGATCGCGTGACCCCTACTTGAACGTCAACGAAAAGTCCGATGACGCATCCGTCACGTTCCCCTACACGCCAAACGCTGGCACCGCGAACCACTCCAACGCCGCCCACCGCGGTATGTTCGTGCTGACCCGCAACGTCAAGTTCCGCGACACTTTGGACGGTTTGTCCAACACCGTCATGTGCGGCGAAATTGCAACCGATTTGGGCGACAAAGATGCCCGCACATCGATGCCAACTAGCGGAGGAGTCGGTGTCACCGGCGAACGCCAAAACTGTCACCTGAACCCATCGTTCATGGAAGCAACATTGGATCCGCTTCGCCCTCAATTCTGGATCGCCACGGTCGGAACCAACTCCAACTGGGGTCGCGGATACCACTGGTACGACGTGATGCCAATCTACGGCCAAGTGCACACCATTTTGGGCCCTAACTCGCCACTGTGCACCGACGCAGGTGGTGGTGCTGGCCACGGCGACTTGGTCGCAACCGTTTCCAGCCGACACCAAGGTGGTGCCCACGTCCTGATGGGCGACGGAGCCGTTAAGTTCATCACCGATTCGATCGAAGCCGGCGACAAGACGAACCCCATGGTTTATCTGACCGGCAGCGCTGCCACCAAAAACCAAGTGGGTGCCCAAAGCCCATACGGATTGTGGGGTGCTCTTGGCTCTCGTGCATCGCGTGAAGTGATCGACGGCGAATTCTAA